Proteins encoded within one genomic window of Vidua macroura isolate BioBank_ID:100142 chromosome 2, ASM2450914v1, whole genome shotgun sequence:
- the LOC128803669 gene encoding thyroid hormone-inducible hepatic protein-like has product MEQYFSATQKMEQEVMFPSLLRGVFPQQEGAAPAAESRTDLYERYQLLKAIKPMVEKGLASVADQSPTGADTDVDTSADSNEAEDAQLEERLSHHLTGLQQVLTHLTRDTNALTRRYSQILEQISPSEGQPSW; this is encoded by the coding sequence ATGGAGCAGTACTTCTCAGCCACGCagaagatggagcaggaggtgaTGTTCCCCAGCCTGCTCCGAGGGGTcttcccacagcaggagggggCAGCCCCGGCTGCAGAGAGCCGCACGGACCTCTACGAGCGCTACCAGCTCCTCAAGGCCATCAAGCCCATGGTGGAGAAAGGCCTGGCCTCTGTCGCTGACCAGAGCCCGACCGGTGCCGACACCGACGTGGACACATCCGCGGACAGCAACGAGGCCGAGGATGCCCAGCTCGAGGAGCGCCTGTCCCACCACCTGACTGGCCTGCAGCAGGTCCTCACCCACCTCACCAGGGACACCAACGCCCTGACCCGGAGGTACAGCCAGATCCTGGAGCAGATCAGCCCCAGCGAGGGGCAGCCCAGCTGGTGA